In the genome of Hevea brasiliensis isolate MT/VB/25A 57/8 unplaced genomic scaffold, ASM3005281v1 Scaf89, whole genome shotgun sequence, one region contains:
- the LOC131177795 gene encoding putative lipid-transfer protein DIR1, whose amino-acid sequence MASSKSIVIALWMAAMFLTMITMEGIKVVAICNTDMKGINNQCYSAVAGNPPSHPSTQCCNLIQQADLPCLCKYKYLLYTLGVDVKKAMEIPGKCGKQNPCY is encoded by the coding sequence ATGGCTAGCTCTAAAAGTATTGTTATAGCATTGTGGATGGCAGCAATGTTTCTTACTATGATAACAATGGAAGGAATCAAGGTTGTAGCCATTTGTAACACAGATATGAAGGGAATTAATAACCAATGTTATTCTGCAGTGGCTGGAAATCCACCTTCTCATCCGAGCACGCAATGTTGCAATCTTATTCAACAAGCAGACTTGCCTTGTCTATGCAAATACAAGTATTTGCTATATACTCTTGGAGTTGATGTTAAGAAAGCTATGGAAATTCCTGGGAAATGTGGGAAGCAAAATCCATGTTACTAA